A DNA window from Aphelocoma coerulescens isolate FSJ_1873_10779 chromosome 7, UR_Acoe_1.0, whole genome shotgun sequence contains the following coding sequences:
- the LOC138113328 gene encoding maestro heat-like repeat-containing protein family member 7, which yields MEQRPLRVPKLAWVKEEEEGPGAVPAQESGLVEQFQLLQDDAATDQTQEQDPARGRFSRAAQVICKFIKCIWQEETSVMGTGSVENGDISNTDASTSMLDLLVNKGVPCPEQVPAMVRYIHRWLMANESGEHKLDNTLLELTEAQPTDVVITLLRVAPSCDRAATTMWSTILSSRRTARLVVLILLEVLSNWPEHITHTSDGDNTDVFALAATLVMWKILQGPCWPQEAMLYFPRLFVHLLFQVFFSTEQMPQKVNTFWRACRKEHRLPTNPNRFVVQTLEALLRRLEYEDVVVAMERQHGWDTLLCPDTQHYAVGLLAREMRSGLPHLCSRIALHLLGLLRRRRSRWYLLTLAFFVEVLECLDLSKCGDSILEIMLKNLRSECRERRRLALSGLMVLSNDPSLAEKMWSLTESLVEFVRKNDSGVVRMSIIVLSRLFLANAHPLPGRVALQLAEPLVPLFDNDDSQVQMCSMYVFREVMDLIMRKRKKALKSHVRQSLLPLSFHCHDESQRVAEVSRETLLCAARFLKRRDLEQMLQLDQTWRFGEGLLAEDRSRAAEHLRRALPYLRSPQTALREAAVRFIGIAGRHLRRQKEELQLICEALEDMTDDISPAVSRLAAQTLYVLRAAKSAPYSIFPKLRDRLRRACKTRPRLWGCGWLHCWSSAES from the exons ATGGAGCAGAGACCCCTGAGGGTGCCCAAGCTGGCCTgggtgaaggaggaggaagaaggccctggagctgtcccagctcAAGAGTCTGGACTAGTGGAAcagttccagctgctgcaggatg ATGCAGCCACGGACCAGACACAAGAGCAGGACCCCGCCCGTGGCCGCTTCAGCAGAGCAGCGCAGG TGATTTGCAAATTCATCAAGTGCATTTGGCAGGAAGAGACCAGCGTCATGGGCACTGGGTCCGTGGAAAACGGGGACATCTCCAACACTGACGCCAGCACCTCCATGCTGGATTTGCTTGTGAATAAGGGTGTCCCCTGTCCAGAGCAA GTGCCCGCCATGGTGAGGTACATCCACCGCTGGCTCATGGCCAATGAGTCTGGCGAGCACAAGCTGGACAATACCCTTCTGGAGCTGACAGAGGCACAACCCACTGATGTGGTGATCACTCTCCTGCGTGTGGCTCCTTCATGTGACAG agctgctacAACCATGTGGAGCACGATCTTGTCCTCGAGAAGGACTGCGAGGCTGGTGGTGCTGATACTCCTCGAAGTGCTGAGCAACTGGCCAGAGCACATCACACACACCTCCGATGGGGACAACACGGATGTCTTTGCCCTGGCT GCAACTCTGGTGATGTGGAAGATCCTCCAggggccctgctggccacaagaAGCGATGTTGTATTTCCCTCGTCTCTTTGTGCATCTGCTCTTCCAAGTGTtcttcagcacagaacagatgcCACAGAAGGTTAATACTTTCTGGAGAGCATGCCGGAAGGAACACCGCCTTCCCACCAATCCCAACAG GTTTGTAGTGCAGACCCTGGAGGCCCTGCTCCGTCGGCTGGAGTATGAGGATGTGGTGGTGGCCATGGAGCGCCAGCATGGCTGGGACACACTGCTCTGTCCTGACACACAGCACTATGCAGTGGGTCTGCTGGCCAG GGAGATGCGCAGTGGCTTGCCCCACTTGTGTTCCCGCATCGCCTTGCACCTGCTCGGGCTGCTCAGGAGGAGGCGGTCACGCTGGTATCTGCTCACGCTGGCCTTCTTCGTTGAG GTCCTGGAGTGTCTGGACTTGAGTAAATGCGGTGACAGCATCCTGGAGATCATGTTAAAGAACCTGCggagcgagtgcagggagagGCGTCGCCTGGCGCTCAGTGGCCTCATGGTGCTCAGCAATGATCCCTCGCTg GCTGAAAAAATGTGGAGCCTGACTGAAAGCCTCGTGGAGTTCGTGCGGAAAAATGATAGCGGTGTGGTTAGGATGAGCATCATTGTACTCAGCCGTTTGTTCTTGGCTAATGCCCACCCGCTACCCGGCCGCGTCGCCCTGCAGTTGGCTGAGCCTCTTGTGCCACTCTTTGACAAC GATGATAGCCAGGTGCAGATGTGCTCCATGTATGTCTTCCGAGAAGTGATGGATTTAATAATgcgaaagagaaaaaaggcccTCAAGTCACACGTGCGCCAGAGCCTGCTCCCACTCTCTTTTCACTGCCATGATGAGAGCCAGCGCGTGGCAGAG gtttCTCGGGAAACGCTGCTTTGTGCTGCCAGATTCCTGAAGAGGAGGGATCTTGAACAGATGCTGCAGCTGGATCAGACATGGAGGTTTGGCGAGGGCCTG ctggcagaggacaggagccGAGCGGCCGAGCACCTGCGCCGGGCCCTGCCGTACCTGCGGAGCCCACAGACGGCCCTACGAGAGGCGGCCGTCAGGTTCATTG GGATCGCCGGGCGGCACCTGAGGCGGCAGAAGGAAGAGCTCCAGCTCATCTGTGAGG CCCTTGAAGACATGACAGATGACATCAGCCCTGCTGTCTCAAGGCTGGCAGCTCAAACATTGTACGTCCTCAGAGCAGCAAAGAGCGCTCCGTACTCCATCTTCCCGAAGCTCCGAGATCGACTCCGCAGGGCATGCAAGACACGGCCTCGTCTGTGGGGCTGTGGCtggctgcactgctggagctctgCGGAGAGCTGA
- the LOC138113329 gene encoding maestro heat-like repeat-containing protein family member 7 has product MNPVCDMEQRPLRVPKLAWVKEEEEGPGAVPAQESGLVEQFQLLQDDAATDQTQEQDPARGRFSRAAQMICKFIKCIWQEETSVMGTGSVENGDISNTDASTSMLDLLVNKGVPCPEQVPAMVRYIHRWLMANESGEHKLDNTLLELTEAQPTDVVITLLRVAPSCDRAATTMWSTILSSRRTARLVVLILLEVLSNWPEHITHTSDGDNTDVFALAATLVMWKILQGPCWPQEAMLYFPRLFVHLLFQVFFSTEQMPQKVNTFWRACREEHRLPTNPNRFVVQTLEALLRRLEYEDVVVAMERQHGWDTLLCPDTQHYAVGLLAREMRSGLPHLCSRIALHLLGLLRRRRSRWYLLTLAFFVEVLECLDLSKCGDSVLEIMLKNLRSECRERRRLALSGLMVLSNDPSLAEKMWSLTESLVEFVRENDSGVVRMSIIVLSRLFLANAHPLPGRVALQLAEPLVPLFDNDDSQVQMCSMYVFREVMDLIMRKRKKALKSHVRQSLLPLSFHCHDESQHVAEVSRETLLCAARFLKRRDLEQMLQLDQTWRFGEGLLAEDRSRAAEHLRRALPYLRSPQTALREAAVRFIGIAGRHLRRQKEELQLICEALEDMTDDISPAVSRLAAQTLYVLRAAKSAPYSIFPKLRDRLRRACKTRPRLWGCGWLHCWSSAES; this is encoded by the exons ATGAATCCAGTCTGTGACATGGAGCAGAGACCCCTGAGGGTGCCCAAGCTGGCCTgggtgaaggaggaggaagaaggccctggagctgtcccagctcAGGAGTCTGGACTAGTGGAACAGTTCCAACTGCTGCAGGATG ATGCAGCCACGGACCAGACACAAGAGCAGGACCCCGCCCGTGGCCGCTTCAGCAGAGCAGCGCA GATGATTTGCAAATTCATCAAGTGCATTTGGCAGGAAGAGACCAGCGTCATGGGCACTGGGTCCGTGGAAAACGGGGACATCTCCAACACTGACGCCAGCACCTCCATGCTGGATTTGCTTGTGAATAAGGGTGTCCCCTGTCCAGAGCAA GTGCCCGCCATGGTGAGGTACATCCACCGCTGGCTCATGGCCAATGAGTCTGGCGAGCACAAGCTGGACAATACCCTTCTGGAGCTGACAGAGGCACAACCCACTGATGTGGTGATCACTCTCCTGCGTGTGGCTCCTTCATGTGACAG agctgctacAACCATGTGGAGCACGATCTTGTCCTCGAGAAGGACTGCGAGGCTGGTGGTGCTGATACTCCTCGAAGTGCTGAGCAACTGGCCAGAGCACATCACACACACCTCCGATGGGGACAACACGGATGTCTTTGCCCTGGCT GCAACTCTGGTGATGTGGAAGATCCTCCAggggccctgctggccacaagaAGCGATGTTGTATTTCCCTCGTCTCTTTGTGCATCTGCTCTTCCAAGTGTtcttcagcacagaacagatgcCACAGAAGGTTAATACTTTCTGGAGAGCATGCCGGGAGGAACACCGCCTTCCCACCAATCCCAACAG GTTTGTAGTGCAGACCCTGGAGGCCCTGCTCCGTCGGCTGGAGTATGAGGATGTGGTGGTGGCCATGGAGCGCCAGCATGGCTGGGACACACTGCTCTGTCCTGACACACAGCACTATGCAGTGGGTCTGCTGGCCAG GGAGATGCGCAGTGGCTTGCCCCACTTGTGTTCCCGCATCGCCTTGCACCTGCTCGGGCTGCTCAGGAGGAGGCGGTCACGCTGGTATCTGCTCACGCTGGCCTTCTTCGTTGAG GTCCTGGAGTGTCTGGACTTGAGTAAATGCGGTGACAGCGTCCTGGAGATCATGTTAAAGAACCTGCggagcgagtgcagggagagGCGTCGCCTGGCGCTCAGTGGCCTCATGGTGCTCAGCAATGATCCCTCGCTg GCTGAAAAAATGTGGAGCCTGACTGAAAGCCTCGTGGAGTTCGTGCGGGAAAATGATAGCGGTGTGGTTAGGATGAGCATCATTGTACTCAGCCGTTTGTTCTTGGCTAATGCCCACCCGCTACCCGGCCGCGTCGCCCTGCAGTTGGCTGAGCCTCTTGTGCCACTCTTTGACAAC GATGATAGCCAGGTGCAGATGTGCTCCATGTATGTCTTCCGAGAAGTGATGGATTTAATAATgcgaaagagaaaaaaggcccTCAAGTCACACGTGCGCCAGAGCCTGCTCCCACTCTCTTTCCACTGCCATGATGAGAGCCAGCACGTGGCAGAG gtttCTCGGGAAACGCTGCTTTGTGCTGCCAGATTCCTGAAGAGGAGGGATCTTGAACAGATGCTGCAGCTGGATCAGACATGGAGGTTTGGCGAGGGCCTG ctggcagaggacaggagccGAGCGGCCGAGCACCTGCGCCGGGCCCTGCCGTACCTGCGGAGCCCACAGACGGCCCTACGAGAGGCGGCCGTCAGGTTCATTG GGATCGCCGGGCGGCACCTGAGGCGGCAGAAGGAAGAGCTCCAGCTCATCTGTGAGG CCCTTGAAGACATGACAGATGACATCAGCCCTGCTGTCTCAAGGCTGGCAGCTCAAACATTGTACGTCCTCAGAGCAGCAAAGAGCGCTCCGTACTCCATCTTCCCGAAGCTCCGAGATCGACTCCGCAGGGCATGCAAGACACGGCCTCGTCTGTGGGGCTGTGGCtggctgcactgctggagctctgCGGAGAGCTGA